One segment of Mycolicibacterium baixiangningiae DNA contains the following:
- a CDS encoding uroporphyrinogen-III synthase yields the protein MSEPDWLPLTGFRVAVTSARRAEELSALLRRRGATVTSAAAIAMVPLPDDDELRAHTHALIDTPPDIVVATTGIGLRGWIAAADGWGVAADLTAALERARIVSRGPKATGALRAAGLPEEWSPESESSREVLRYLLDGGIAGKRIAVQLHGATDDWDPFPEFLDELRAAGADVVPIRVYRWRPAPRNGEFDQLVAGIAEEKFDAVSFTSAPAVASVLMRATEMGVADRVLSAMRTTVHAMCVGPVTARPLVRLGVPTSAPERMRLGALARHITDELPLLQARTLRVAGHLLEIRGTCVLVDGVVKSLSPAGMATIRALAHRPGSVVSRTDLLGALPGSGTDTHAVETAVLRLRTALGDKQIVSTVVKRGYRLTVDDDLAGAL from the coding sequence ATGAGTGAGCCCGACTGGCTGCCGCTCACCGGATTCCGGGTGGCGGTGACCTCCGCCCGCCGCGCCGAAGAGCTGAGCGCACTGCTGCGCCGCCGGGGCGCAACCGTCACAAGCGCGGCCGCGATCGCGATGGTCCCGCTCCCCGACGACGACGAGCTGCGGGCCCACACCCACGCGCTGATCGACACGCCGCCGGACATCGTGGTCGCCACCACCGGCATCGGACTCCGCGGCTGGATTGCCGCCGCCGACGGCTGGGGCGTCGCCGCCGACCTGACCGCCGCACTGGAGCGGGCCCGCATCGTCTCCCGGGGGCCGAAGGCCACCGGCGCGTTGCGCGCCGCCGGCCTGCCCGAGGAATGGTCGCCCGAGTCCGAGTCGTCCCGCGAAGTGCTGCGCTACCTGCTCGACGGCGGCATCGCCGGCAAGCGCATCGCCGTGCAACTCCACGGTGCGACCGACGACTGGGATCCTTTTCCTGAATTCCTCGACGAACTGCGCGCCGCGGGCGCCGACGTGGTGCCGATCCGTGTATACCGCTGGCGGCCCGCCCCCCGCAACGGTGAGTTCGACCAGTTGGTGGCCGGTATCGCCGAGGAGAAGTTCGACGCCGTCAGCTTCACCTCCGCGCCGGCCGTGGCGTCGGTGCTGATGCGGGCCACCGAGATGGGCGTGGCCGATCGGGTGCTGTCGGCGATGCGGACGACCGTGCACGCGATGTGCGTCGGGCCCGTCACCGCGCGCCCGCTGGTCCGGCTCGGCGTGCCGACGTCAGCACCCGAACGCATGCGGCTGGGCGCGCTGGCCCGCCACATCACCGACGAACTGCCCTTGCTGCAGGCCCGCACCCTGCGGGTGGCGGGACACCTGCTGGAGATCCGCGGCACCTGCGTGCTGGTCGACGGCGTGGTCAAATCCCTGTCCCCGGCCGGGATGGCGACCATCCGCGCTCTCGCCCACCGGCCCGGGTCGGTGGTGTCACGCACCGACCTGCTGGGCGCCCTGCCCGGCAGCGGCACCGACACGCACGCCGTCGAGACTGCGGTGCTGCGCCTGCGAACCGCGTTGGGTGACAAGCAGATCGTGTCCACCGTCGTCAAACGCGGATACCGCCTCACCGTCGACGACGACCTGGCGGGAGCGCTGTGA
- a CDS encoding 5-oxoprolinase/urea amidolyase family protein yields the protein MMATLEILDTGPLALVEDLGRPGLAHIGVTRSGAADRRAHALANRLVANPGDRATVEVMFGGFTARVCGGDIAVAVTGADTDPAINGKPFGTNSIHYAHDGDVISLGIPHSGLRSYLAVRGGIDVAPVLGSRSYDVMSAIGPQPLKPGDVLPVGDHTADFPELDQAPVAAIDDDVLDLVVVPGPRDDWFVDPDVLIRTNWQVTNRSDRVGMRLVGMPLEYRWPDRQLPSEGATRGAIQVPPNGLPVILGPDHPVTGGYPVVGVVTDEDIDAASQARPGQTVRLHWSRPRKHW from the coding sequence ATGATGGCGACTCTGGAGATCCTCGACACCGGGCCGCTGGCGCTGGTCGAAGACCTCGGCCGGCCCGGGCTGGCGCACATCGGCGTCACCCGGTCGGGTGCGGCGGACCGCCGCGCACACGCCCTGGCCAACCGTCTGGTGGCCAACCCCGGTGACCGGGCGACCGTCGAGGTGATGTTCGGTGGCTTCACCGCCCGGGTGTGCGGCGGCGACATCGCCGTCGCCGTGACCGGCGCCGACACCGACCCCGCGATCAACGGAAAACCGTTCGGCACCAACAGCATCCATTACGCTCACGATGGCGACGTGATCTCGCTGGGGATACCGCACTCCGGTCTGCGCAGCTACCTCGCGGTGCGCGGCGGAATCGACGTGGCGCCGGTGCTCGGGTCACGCAGCTACGACGTGATGTCGGCGATCGGGCCGCAACCGCTCAAACCCGGCGACGTGCTGCCCGTCGGCGACCACACGGCCGACTTCCCCGAGCTCGACCAGGCCCCGGTGGCGGCGATCGACGACGACGTGCTCGACCTCGTCGTCGTGCCGGGCCCGCGTGACGACTGGTTCGTCGACCCCGATGTGCTGATCCGCACCAACTGGCAGGTGACCAACCGCAGTGACCGCGTCGGCATGCGGCTGGTCGGCATGCCGCTGGAGTACCGGTGGCCCGACCGGCAGCTGCCCAGCGAAGGCGCGACCCGCGGGGCAATCCAAGTGCCGCCCAACGGTTTACCGGTCATCCTCGGCCCGGACCATCCCGTGACGGGCGGCTACCCGGTGGTCGGCGTCGTGACCGACGAGGACATCGACGCGGCGTCACAGGCCCGCCCCGGCCAGACGGTGCGGCTGCACTGGTCGCGGCCACGCAAACACTGGTAG
- the lysE gene encoding L-lysine exporter, which yields MTSPVVFGFLSSLTLIAAIGAQNAFVLRQGIRREHVAAVVALCAVSDVVLIVAGIAGFGALVTAHPEALSVARFGGAAFLIGYGALAARRAVRPSALTPSEEGPARLVGVLLTCAALTWLNPHVYLDTVVLLGALANEHREERWLFGVGAVTASAVWFVCLGFGARRLAGLFSSPTTWRVLDALIAVTMIGLGITVALG from the coding sequence GTGACCTCCCCCGTCGTCTTCGGCTTCCTGTCGTCGCTCACGCTGATTGCCGCCATCGGCGCGCAGAACGCGTTCGTGCTGCGCCAAGGCATCCGCCGCGAGCACGTCGCGGCCGTCGTCGCCCTGTGCGCGGTCAGCGATGTGGTGCTGATCGTCGCGGGTATCGCCGGTTTCGGCGCGCTGGTCACCGCCCACCCCGAGGCGCTGAGCGTCGCGCGGTTCGGGGGCGCGGCGTTTCTGATCGGCTACGGCGCCCTCGCCGCCCGGCGCGCCGTCCGGCCATCAGCGCTCACCCCTTCCGAAGAAGGTCCCGCGCGCCTCGTCGGCGTCCTCCTCACCTGTGCGGCGCTCACCTGGCTCAACCCGCACGTCTACCTCGACACGGTCGTGCTGCTCGGCGCGCTGGCCAACGAGCACCGCGAAGAACGCTGGCTCTTCGGCGTCGGAGCAGTCACCGCGAGCGCCGTGTGGTTCGTGTGCCTCGGATTCGGTGCCCGACGCCTCGCCGGATTGTTCTCCTCGCCGACGACGTGGCGGGTGCTCGACGCATTGATCGCGGTGACCATGATCGGTCTCGGTATCACCGTCGCGCTCGGGTGA
- a CDS encoding 5-oxoprolinase subunit B family protein gives MTAVPDVMDPMVLDTVLDYGDRALLLQFDSSAEVLAWSDAVRDAGLPGVVDIVPGSRTVLIKLDGSHRQAPTRQRLAAVRLDRGALRESASPQDRAADIAIDVVYDGADLAEVARLTGMDPDQVVAAHTGTLWRVGFGGFAPGFAYLVGGDERLQVPRRAEPRTKVPAGAVGLAGEFSGVYPRESPGGWQLIGHTDAVLWDVNRESPALLTLGAWVEFRAVG, from the coding sequence ATGACCGCAGTACCGGATGTGATGGACCCGATGGTTCTCGACACCGTGCTCGACTACGGCGACCGGGCACTTCTCCTCCAGTTCGACAGCAGCGCCGAGGTATTGGCGTGGTCCGACGCGGTGCGCGACGCCGGACTCCCCGGCGTGGTCGACATCGTGCCCGGCTCGCGCACCGTCCTGATCAAGCTCGACGGCTCGCACCGCCAGGCGCCGACCCGCCAACGGCTGGCTGCTGTGCGCCTCGACCGGGGCGCGCTCCGCGAATCCGCCAGCCCGCAGGACCGCGCCGCCGACATCGCCATCGACGTGGTCTACGACGGGGCCGATCTCGCCGAAGTGGCCCGGCTGACGGGTATGGACCCCGACCAGGTCGTCGCGGCCCACACCGGAACCCTGTGGCGGGTCGGGTTCGGCGGTTTCGCACCGGGATTCGCCTACCTCGTCGGCGGGGACGAGCGGCTGCAGGTGCCGCGTCGCGCCGAGCCGCGCACGAAGGTGCCCGCCGGAGCCGTCGGGCTGGCCGGCGAGTTCAGCGGGGTCTACCCGCGTGAATCGCCCGGCGGCTGGCAGTTGATCGGGCACACCGACGCCGTGCTCTGGGACGTGAACCGGGAAAGCCCCGCGCTACTCACCCTGGGTGCGTGGGTCGAGTTCCGCGCCGTGGGATGA
- a CDS encoding GntR family transcriptional regulator, producing the protein MSTVGSRSGAGAAKTSAGQRAYEWIRDAILDGEFAEGEFIDEVALAARVNTSRTPVREALQRLQVERYVDLLPRRGAQVRVVTAAEMREIYQARFVLESDALRRICQRQAGMPESARGLIEEMAQAGRDHDWNRFAQLDQLFHSEIVRHQRNAVIAELYDALQPRQVRLGTRTLVEAPARLATIEREHRELVAALDRNDAEASVDVLRRHLREIPELVDAFSAVRGAAQG; encoded by the coding sequence ATGTCCACCGTGGGAAGCCGTTCAGGCGCGGGGGCGGCCAAGACCTCCGCCGGCCAGCGCGCTTACGAGTGGATCCGCGACGCAATCCTCGACGGCGAGTTCGCGGAGGGCGAGTTCATCGACGAGGTGGCCCTGGCCGCGCGGGTGAACACCTCCCGAACCCCCGTCCGAGAAGCTCTGCAGCGGCTCCAGGTGGAACGCTACGTCGACCTCCTGCCGCGCCGGGGGGCGCAGGTGCGCGTCGTCACGGCGGCAGAAATGCGGGAGATCTACCAGGCCCGCTTCGTGCTCGAGTCCGACGCGCTGCGAAGAATCTGTCAGCGTCAGGCCGGCATGCCCGAAAGCGCGCGGGGGCTGATCGAAGAGATGGCGCAGGCCGGACGCGACCACGACTGGAACAGGTTCGCCCAGTTGGACCAACTGTTTCATTCCGAGATCGTCCGTCATCAACGCAATGCGGTCATCGCCGAACTCTACGACGCGCTGCAACCACGTCAGGTCCGACTCGGAACTCGTACCCTCGTCGAGGCGCCGGCCCGGCTGGCCACCATCGAACGCGAGCATCGCGAACTCGTCGCCGCCCTTGACCGCAATGACGCCGAGGCCAGCGTCGACGTTCTTCGCCGGCACCTTCGTGAGATCCCCGAGTTGGTGGATGCCTTCTCCGCTGTCAGAGGGGCGGCGCAGGGATGA
- a CDS encoding HpcH/HpaI aldolase family protein has translation MASPPRHGLGPDQPSVSIWLTEPSAAAVEMGHLAGYDTVVLDIEHGLFDLRALDWIIPLIRAKGMRVVAKVLGPERGPIQQALDFGADAVAIPHITSAEHAVEICGFAKFPPLGDRSFAGGRTSEYRGFTDDWVTAQDRRTHCYPMIEDASAFEAVEEILGLPVVDGIFIGPSDLSLRRERGAYGVTEADLADIRRLARAANAAGKPWLLPAWSGAEQRLAVEEGAHTIVAAMQYGAMLAGFTATMQNLQGITADARSAR, from the coding sequence ATGGCATCACCACCCCGACACGGCTTGGGACCGGACCAGCCGTCGGTCTCGATATGGCTCACCGAACCCTCGGCGGCGGCCGTCGAAATGGGTCACCTGGCCGGTTACGACACCGTTGTGCTCGACATCGAGCACGGGCTGTTCGACCTGCGCGCGCTGGACTGGATCATCCCGCTGATCCGCGCCAAGGGGATGCGGGTGGTCGCGAAAGTCCTTGGGCCGGAGCGAGGCCCGATTCAGCAGGCGCTCGACTTCGGCGCCGATGCCGTCGCCATCCCGCACATCACCTCCGCCGAGCACGCGGTCGAGATCTGCGGGTTCGCGAAGTTCCCGCCGCTGGGCGATCGGTCGTTCGCAGGCGGCCGGACCTCCGAGTACCGGGGGTTCACCGACGACTGGGTGACGGCTCAGGACCGCAGGACACACTGCTACCCGATGATCGAGGATGCCTCCGCGTTCGAGGCAGTGGAGGAGATCCTGGGTCTCCCCGTGGTCGACGGGATCTTCATCGGGCCCTCTGACCTGTCGCTGCGCCGGGAGCGCGGCGCCTACGGCGTAACCGAGGCAGACCTCGCCGACATCCGCCGCCTCGCCCGCGCCGCCAACGCCGCCGGGAAGCCGTGGTTGCTCCCGGCGTGGAGCGGCGCGGAGCAGCGCCTGGCCGTGGAAGAGGGTGCGCACACGATCGTCGCCGCCATGCAGTACGGCGCCATGCTGGCGGGGTTCACCGCGACCATGCAGAACCTGCAGGGAATCACTGCGGACGCGAGGAGCGCCCGATGA
- a CDS encoding GNAT family N-acetyltransferase codes for MRVRDVHTARLVHTADLDNETREGARRMVTDVFGGDFTDDDWEHALGGMHALICSHGALIAHAAVVQRRLLCGDAVLRCGYLEAVAVREDCRRQGLGSAVMDACEQVLRGAYQLGALATSDMARPMYVDRGWTPWRGPTSVLAPGGRIRTPDDDGSVFVFPVSVGLDITAELTCDWRHGDVW; via the coding sequence CTGCGCGTGCGTGACGTCCATACCGCGCGGCTGGTCCACACCGCCGATCTCGACAACGAGACCCGCGAAGGCGCCCGCCGCATGGTCACCGATGTCTTCGGCGGGGATTTCACCGACGACGACTGGGAGCATGCGCTCGGCGGGATGCACGCATTGATCTGCAGCCACGGCGCATTGATCGCGCACGCCGCGGTGGTGCAGCGCCGGCTGCTCTGCGGTGACGCGGTGCTGCGGTGTGGATACCTCGAAGCCGTCGCGGTGCGGGAGGACTGCCGCAGGCAGGGCCTGGGCAGCGCCGTCATGGACGCCTGCGAGCAGGTGTTGCGCGGCGCCTACCAACTGGGTGCGCTCGCGACCTCGGACATGGCCCGGCCCATGTATGTCGACCGGGGCTGGACGCCGTGGCGGGGTCCGACGTCGGTGCTGGCCCCCGGCGGCCGCATCCGGACACCCGACGACGACGGCTCGGTGTTCGTCTTTCCCGTCAGCGTCGGCCTCGACATCACGGCGGAACTCACCTGCGATTGGCGCCACGGCGACGTCTGGTGA
- a CDS encoding sirohydrochlorin chelatase codes for MNRILVAHGTRKASGVALIGDIADRVAAALSAPVDIAFVDVLGPTPADVLSTMPDRPAVLVPAFLSRGYHVRSDIPGHVEASGHPDVTVAPALGPDPQLVRVLADRLVESGWRPDDSVILAAAGTSDRSAFRDLHTTATSLSAVTGARVDLAFAATGRPRIGDAVTAVRRRGGRRGGRRVVVASYLLSEGLFQDRLRASGADIVTDPLGTHPGLVRLIASRFRRARLPLAA; via the coding sequence GTGAACCGGATCCTCGTCGCGCACGGCACCCGCAAGGCCAGCGGTGTCGCGTTGATCGGTGACATCGCCGACCGCGTCGCCGCAGCCCTGTCGGCGCCCGTCGACATCGCCTTCGTCGACGTACTCGGCCCGACACCCGCCGACGTGCTGAGCACGATGCCCGACCGTCCCGCCGTTCTGGTGCCCGCGTTCCTGTCACGCGGCTACCACGTGCGCAGCGACATCCCCGGGCACGTCGAGGCCAGCGGCCATCCGGACGTCACGGTCGCCCCGGCGCTGGGGCCTGACCCTCAACTGGTGCGGGTACTGGCCGACCGTCTGGTCGAATCCGGCTGGCGTCCCGATGATTCGGTGATCCTCGCGGCGGCGGGCACCTCGGATCGTTCGGCATTTCGTGATCTGCACACCACGGCCACATCGCTGTCCGCGGTCACCGGCGCACGGGTCGATCTCGCGTTCGCCGCCACCGGCCGGCCGCGCATCGGTGACGCGGTCACCGCGGTGCGCCGCCGTGGCGGCCGCCGTGGCGGCCGCCGTGTGGTGGTGGCGTCATATCTTCTGTCCGAGGGCTTGTTTCAGGATCGGCTGCGGGCGAGCGGCGCCGATATCGTCACCGACCCGCTCGGCACGCACCCCGGGCTCGTGCGGCTGATCGCCAGCCGGTTCCGGCGGGCCCGGCTTCCGCTCGCCGCCTAG
- a CDS encoding VOC family protein has product MTGIREVLIESTDPAPLVTFWSELLQLPTAGDNAGRLYDDDMCLRFATTDEPKRVKNRLHLDLASTSADHQADMVRRARALGAEPVDIGQGDVPWVVLSDPGATNSACSNPATNTATSVRSRRSCSMRAIRPRKPGTGLT; this is encoded by the coding sequence ATGACCGGGATCCGCGAGGTACTGATCGAGTCGACCGACCCGGCCCCGCTCGTCACGTTCTGGTCGGAGCTCCTGCAGCTGCCGACAGCCGGGGACAACGCGGGTCGCCTCTACGACGACGACATGTGCCTGCGCTTCGCGACGACCGACGAACCGAAGCGGGTCAAGAACCGGCTACACCTCGACCTGGCCTCCACATCGGCTGACCACCAGGCCGATATGGTCCGCAGGGCTCGGGCACTCGGCGCGGAACCGGTCGACATCGGCCAGGGTGACGTGCCGTGGGTGGTCTTGTCCGATCCTGGGGCAACGAATTCTGCGTGCTCGAACCCCGCGACGAATACCGCGACATCGGTCCGATCGCGGCGGTCGTGTTCGATGCGCGCGATCCGTCCGCGCAAGCCCGGTACTGGTCTGACATGA
- a CDS encoding SDR family oxidoreductase produces MNTPKSVFITGAAAGIGRKTAIAFARRGYTVGAFDIDDVGLKTLTEELDRVQTTVIAGHLDVTDSDEMAQRVAEFTEATGGRLDVMINNAGILRAGRFEELDLAGHFREIDINTKGVVSGLYAAFPHLRNTPGSVVVNLASASAIYGQAELANYSATKFFVRGITEALDLEWSRYGIRVIAMWPLYVQTAMTDNIKTGTTDSLGIRLTAQDVADAIVAAVEPSALRRALHQVHFPVGVQSKVISSGARFSPAWLTRLVNKKLAHS; encoded by the coding sequence ATGAACACCCCGAAATCCGTATTCATCACCGGCGCCGCCGCCGGCATCGGTCGCAAGACCGCCATCGCCTTCGCCCGTAGGGGCTACACCGTCGGAGCCTTCGACATCGACGACGTCGGGCTCAAGACCCTCACCGAAGAACTGGACCGGGTACAGACCACCGTCATCGCCGGCCACCTCGACGTCACCGACAGCGACGAGATGGCACAGCGGGTCGCCGAGTTCACCGAGGCTACCGGGGGCCGCCTCGACGTAATGATCAACAACGCGGGAATCCTGCGGGCCGGCCGGTTCGAGGAACTCGACCTCGCCGGTCACTTCAGGGAGATCGACATCAACACCAAAGGCGTCGTCAGCGGTCTCTACGCCGCCTTCCCCCACCTGCGTAACACCCCGGGGTCGGTCGTCGTCAACCTCGCCTCGGCCAGTGCCATCTACGGGCAGGCCGAACTGGCCAACTACAGCGCCACGAAATTCTTCGTCCGCGGCATCACCGAGGCGCTCGACCTCGAATGGAGCCGGTACGGGATCCGGGTGATCGCGATGTGGCCGCTGTACGTCCAGACCGCGATGACCGACAACATCAAGACCGGCACCACCGACTCGCTCGGCATCCGGCTGACCGCCCAGGACGTCGCCGACGCGATCGTCGCCGCTGTCGAACCGTCGGCGCTGCGCCGCGCACTACACCAGGTGCACTTCCCCGTCGGCGTCCAATCCAAAGTGATTTCCTCCGGGGCCCGCTTCTCGCCCGCATGGCTGACCCGACTGGTCAACAAGAAGCTCGCGCACTCCTGA
- a CDS encoding carbon-nitrogen hydrolase family protein, whose amino-acid sequence MSLTAAVAQFAPSDDKAANVDVMIGLIRQAAAYGAELLVLPEYAVFTVPTMDDRFVHSAEPIVGPSVSRLVESAAESGVTVIVGVNESAEDGKIHNTLVGIQDGEVAAVYRKVHLYDAFGYQESDRVIAADPSAPQLLQVNGFTVGMQTCYDLRFPETSRVLVDAGADVIALPAEWVPGPLKEYHWNTLLRARAIENTVYVLAADQIAPAGSGNSVILDPMGIPLAALGEAADIGVARLERSRLDSVRTVNPALALRRYRVEPEA is encoded by the coding sequence ATGAGCCTGACCGCCGCGGTTGCACAGTTCGCGCCTTCCGACGACAAGGCGGCGAACGTCGACGTGATGATCGGTCTGATCCGGCAGGCCGCGGCGTACGGCGCCGAACTCCTGGTGCTCCCCGAGTACGCGGTGTTCACCGTGCCCACGATGGACGACCGTTTCGTGCACTCCGCCGAACCCATTGTGGGACCGTCGGTTTCACGGCTGGTCGAGTCCGCAGCCGAATCCGGCGTGACCGTCATCGTCGGTGTCAACGAGTCTGCCGAGGATGGCAAGATCCACAACACCCTGGTCGGGATCCAGGACGGCGAGGTCGCCGCCGTGTACCGCAAGGTCCACCTCTACGACGCTTTCGGCTACCAGGAGTCTGATCGAGTGATCGCGGCCGACCCCTCGGCGCCCCAGCTGTTGCAGGTCAACGGATTCACGGTCGGCATGCAGACGTGCTACGACCTCCGCTTCCCGGAGACGTCGCGCGTTCTGGTCGATGCGGGCGCCGACGTGATCGCCCTGCCTGCCGAGTGGGTTCCCGGACCGCTCAAGGAATATCACTGGAACACCCTGCTGCGGGCGCGGGCCATCGAGAACACGGTCTATGTCCTCGCCGCTGATCAGATCGCCCCCGCCGGTTCCGGGAACAGCGTCATCCTCGATCCGATGGGCATCCCGTTGGCCGCGCTCGGTGAGGCCGCCGACATCGGCGTGGCCCGCCTCGAGCGCAGTCGCCTCGACAGCGTGCGCACCGTCAACCCGGCGCTCGCACTCCGGCGCTACCGCGTCGAACCGGAGGCGTGA
- a CDS encoding queuosine precursor transporter yields the protein MTETAHRGSAAVGSAYYPTLLAVFTGLVLISNVAATKGVAFGPLLTDGGFLVFPLTYVIGDVLSEVYGFRAARRAVFIGFAMQTLAVLVLWVTVRLPGAPDYANQDALATTVAAITGLAIAGLSGFLVGQLVNAWMVVRIKQRTKEHHLWARLLGSTVVGQFADTLVFCAIAAPIIGFGNMGSFAVYAAIGWVYKTLIEAAMLPVTYRVIAAIKRREPTYEPAT from the coding sequence GTGACCGAGACAGCCCACCGGGGTTCCGCGGCGGTGGGCTCCGCCTACTACCCGACGCTGCTCGCCGTGTTCACCGGGCTGGTACTGATCTCCAACGTCGCCGCCACCAAAGGCGTGGCCTTCGGACCGCTGCTCACCGACGGCGGCTTCCTGGTCTTCCCGCTCACCTACGTCATCGGCGACGTGCTCAGCGAGGTGTACGGCTTCCGCGCCGCCCGCCGAGCGGTGTTCATCGGCTTCGCCATGCAGACACTCGCAGTGCTCGTACTGTGGGTGACCGTGCGCCTGCCCGGCGCCCCCGACTACGCCAACCAGGACGCGCTGGCCACCACCGTGGCCGCGATCACGGGGCTGGCGATCGCGGGGTTGTCCGGCTTCCTCGTCGGTCAGCTCGTCAACGCGTGGATGGTGGTGCGGATCAAACAGCGCACCAAGGAACACCACCTGTGGGCGCGGTTGCTTGGGTCGACCGTGGTCGGGCAGTTCGCCGACACCCTCGTCTTCTGTGCGATCGCCGCACCGATCATCGGGTTCGGGAACATGGGGTCATTCGCCGTCTACGCGGCGATCGGCTGGGTCTACAAGACGCTCATCGAGGCGGCGATGCTGCCGGTGACCTACCGCGTGATCGCCGCGATCAAGCGCCGTGAACCGACTTACGAGCCTGCGACCTGA
- a CDS encoding ABC transporter substrate-binding protein produces the protein MSTAWSRRSFLAMTAAAASAPAACSGDEPGTVAKDGSVTVTHAFGETRIPAPPTRVVSAGLTEQDDLLAVGMVPIAVTDWFGGEPFGVWPWARSQLGPAQPTVLSLADGVQIEAIRGLNPDLIVATNAGLDADTYATLSEIAPTVAQNGSAAFFEPWKDQATVIGQAVFKADEMQTAITRVDERFTNAATANPQFAGKKALLLRGPLYRDNVQAVPPGWRTDFLTQMGFTVADPGDPLIPRDRMASVLDAADVLIWTTESDQEQGAILADPTIAGLKAVAGGRTIFTDKELAGAIAFASPLSYPLVADRLPPLLAQILA, from the coding sequence GTGTCAACTGCCTGGTCGCGGCGAAGCTTTCTCGCCATGACGGCCGCGGCCGCGTCGGCACCGGCCGCGTGTTCAGGCGACGAACCCGGCACCGTCGCGAAGGACGGCTCGGTCACCGTCACCCACGCATTCGGGGAGACCCGCATCCCCGCCCCGCCCACGCGCGTCGTCAGTGCCGGCCTCACCGAACAGGACGACCTGCTGGCTGTCGGCATGGTGCCGATCGCCGTCACCGACTGGTTCGGAGGTGAGCCGTTCGGCGTGTGGCCATGGGCGCGAAGCCAACTCGGGCCGGCCCAGCCGACCGTGCTCAGCCTCGCCGACGGTGTCCAGATCGAGGCGATCCGCGGCCTGAACCCCGACCTGATCGTCGCGACCAACGCCGGCCTCGACGCCGACACCTACGCCACGCTCTCCGAGATCGCCCCGACGGTGGCGCAGAACGGGTCCGCCGCCTTCTTCGAACCGTGGAAAGACCAGGCCACCGTCATCGGCCAGGCCGTGTTCAAGGCCGACGAGATGCAGACCGCCATCACCCGCGTCGACGAGAGATTCACCAACGCGGCGACGGCCAATCCGCAGTTCGCCGGTAAGAAGGCGCTGCTGCTGCGCGGCCCGCTCTACCGCGACAACGTGCAGGCCGTGCCGCCCGGTTGGCGCACCGACTTCCTCACCCAGATGGGGTTCACCGTCGCCGACCCCGGCGATCCGCTGATCCCGCGCGACCGGATGGCGTCGGTGCTCGACGCCGCCGACGTCCTGATCTGGACCACCGAGAGCGACCAGGAACAGGGCGCGATACTGGCCGACCCCACCATCGCGGGGCTGAAGGCAGTCGCCGGCGGGCGCACCATCTTCACCGACAAGGAACTCGCCGGCGCGATCGCCTTCGCCTCCCCGCTGTCCTATCCCCTGGTCGCCGACCGGCTGCCCCCGCTGCTGGCGCAAATCCTGGCCTGA